The following are encoded in a window of Gossypium raimondii isolate GPD5lz chromosome 13, ASM2569854v1, whole genome shotgun sequence genomic DNA:
- the LOC128035916 gene encoding uncharacterized protein LOC128035916, producing MALILASTNLLTARIAAGCFLLALVVVLFYAKNWTLRGLSIGFIIFLALIWFLQERTTVHILCYAILFIGVMNSLFSVYDIYDYLISRGVNSSDAEKFAEICPCPCNGVGWGFIWGMISFIFLRASVYLGLLILA from the exons ATGGCTTTGATTCTTGCATCCACAAATCTTCTCACTGCAAGAATAGCTGCTGGTTGTTTTCTTCTTGCTCTCGTTGTCGTGCTCTTTTATGCTAAAAAT TGGACACTTCGAGGACTGTCTATCG gttttattattttccttgcTCTAATTTGGTTTTTGCAAGAAAGGACAACAGTTCATATTCTCTGTTACGCCATTCTATTCATCG GTGTCATGAACAGTCTGTTTTCAGTCTATG ATATCTATGATTATCTAATATCTCGAGGAGTCAACTCCAGTGATGCCGAGAAGTTTGCAGAAATTTGTCCTTGCCCCTGCAATGGAGTTGGATGGGGGTTTATATG GGGAATGATATCATTCATATTTCTTCGTGCATCAGTGTATCTAGGACTTCTCATCTTAGCTTGA